In the genome of Hymenobacter taeanensis, one region contains:
- a CDS encoding LytR/AlgR family response regulator transcription factor: MKITCVLLDDDPLVLDLLQAYVAMTDILDVKATFTDPLDAHRYLMTNQVQVLFSDVTMPHLSGIDLVRSLKQPPLVVLMTAYPQYAMEGFNLDVIDFLLKPISLDRFLKAVNKVASILRANSTDQEMQTDIMTGLGSFFIRTDAQFVRLHYREILYIEALKDFTKINTADGRTHVTLVNLKNLEEQLPPGLFVRTHRSYLVNAAHIETVSNLEVKVGGHALPLGQTYRERVTERIVNRSLIRRH; the protein is encoded by the coding sequence ATGAAGATTACGTGTGTGCTTCTTGATGATGACCCTCTGGTATTGGATTTGCTCCAAGCCTACGTGGCCATGACGGACATCCTAGATGTAAAGGCAACGTTCACTGACCCATTAGACGCGCATCGTTACCTGATGACTAATCAGGTACAGGTGTTATTCTCCGATGTGACCATGCCGCACCTAAGCGGCATTGACCTAGTACGCTCCTTAAAGCAGCCCCCGCTGGTGGTTCTGATGACGGCTTACCCCCAGTACGCCATGGAAGGCTTTAACTTGGATGTTATTGATTTTCTGCTCAAGCCTATTTCCCTTGACCGGTTTCTGAAAGCCGTTAACAAAGTGGCCAGCATCCTGCGCGCAAACTCCACCGACCAGGAAATGCAGACTGATATTATGACTGGCCTAGGCTCGTTTTTTATTCGCACCGACGCGCAGTTTGTGCGGCTGCACTACCGGGAGATACTCTACATAGAAGCCCTGAAGGATTTCACCAAGATCAATACTGCCGACGGGCGCACGCACGTAACACTGGTAAATCTTAAGAACTTAGAGGAACAGCTCCCGCCCGGCCTTTTCGTTCGCACGCATCGTTCCTATTTGGTTAACGCAGCGCACATTGAAACGGTGAGCAACCTTGAAGTGAAAGTGGGCGGCCATGCGCTGCCTCTAGGCCAGACTTACCGCGAACGGGTAACGGAGCGCATAGTAAACCGCTCACTTATCCGGCGACACTAG
- a CDS encoding heavy-metal-associated domain-containing protein → MKLLSSLVASLFLLVSSQSAFAQQSTPKLKGGATTEQVQFKTSAVCDMCKARLEKSMAYEKGVQAANLDVPSKVLTVTYRPEKTTPAALRTAVQRTGYDADELTADTRAYNKLPDCCKKTNSVHTDSKH, encoded by the coding sequence ATGAAACTCCTTTCATCCTTAGTAGCCTCCCTTTTCCTGCTGGTTTCTTCGCAGAGCGCTTTCGCTCAGCAGTCTACTCCTAAACTTAAAGGGGGCGCCACCACTGAGCAGGTGCAGTTTAAGACCTCCGCCGTGTGCGATATGTGCAAGGCCCGCCTGGAGAAAAGCATGGCCTACGAGAAGGGCGTGCAAGCAGCTAACCTCGATGTGCCTTCTAAGGTGTTAACTGTTACGTACCGCCCCGAGAAAACTACCCCCGCAGCTTTGCGCACCGCCGTGCAGCGTACCGGCTACGATGCCGACGAGCTAACCGCTGACACTCGGGCTTACAATAAGCTGCCCGACTGCTGCAAGAAGACCAATAGCGTACATACTGACAGCAAGCACTAG
- a CDS encoding TonB-dependent receptor, which yields MYPFSGLRQLALASFLLYAATASAQTTDPSVAPVRGQVLDANSNAPLPGAVVRWLGAATEATTTDDKGTFSLVRPARPTTQLIISFLGYSPDTVQVSGNSYLRLPLRRAAELGEVKVEGRAPSYSGLTPTNTQVITSRDLTKSACCNLAESFETNASVEVSTTDAVSGAKQIQLLGLDGAYSLLTIDNLPALRGLATPYRLGYLAGPWIESIDIIKGMGSVVNGYESISGQVNIRLKEPDTAERLLFNAYGNDLGKFDLNLNLATPISEKVSTALLLHSDHLGNRVDRNKDGFLDLPLATQYNVFNKWKYKSGTGLVTEIGLGALRETRQGGQVAYREENPGGYYGTTQNTDRYNGYAKTSYTWPGRPYQSLGLLLTGTSHDFNSTYGLRTYNGNQQTGLATLLFQSVIGTTAHTYRTGLSYLHDDYREVYKTGFSYPTETAAQRYAREHRNRLERVPGAFAEYTYQNARNLTVVTGLRLDRHNLYGWFLTPRLNVKYDVAKNTVLRVAAGRGFRTANPIAENSGMLVSSREFVIAPNLQPEKAWNMGGSFTQYFNAFGHPATFIADYYHTEFQNQVVADPYTLADRLIISNLAPGGRSFSRSFQAEVQVEPVKGLQAKAAYKYLDVRTTYNGDLLPKPLTPKNRLFLNVAYATAFDKWRADFTVQGFGQRPLAHSPGESHQHGTTTEPLPVAPRYALLNTQLTRAFKRWDLYAGVENLTNYRQPNPIAGAYAPFGPDFDAAMVWGPTYGRLTYLGVRFKLD from the coding sequence ATGTATCCTTTTTCCGGGCTCCGGCAGCTGGCGCTGGCTAGTTTCCTGCTCTACGCTGCTACAGCGTCAGCCCAAACCACTGACCCCTCCGTGGCCCCCGTACGCGGACAGGTGCTTGATGCCAACTCCAATGCTCCTCTTCCGGGCGCTGTAGTGCGCTGGCTCGGAGCAGCCACCGAGGCTACTACCACCGACGACAAGGGCACTTTCTCCTTGGTGCGTCCTGCTCGCCCTACTACCCAGCTTATCATCAGCTTCCTGGGCTACAGCCCCGACACCGTGCAGGTGAGCGGCAACAGCTACTTGCGCCTGCCTCTGCGCCGTGCGGCGGAACTGGGTGAGGTGAAAGTGGAAGGGCGTGCCCCCTCCTACTCCGGCCTCACGCCTACCAATACCCAGGTTATTACCAGCCGCGACCTAACCAAATCGGCGTGCTGTAACCTGGCCGAGAGCTTTGAAACCAACGCATCCGTAGAGGTATCTACCACCGATGCCGTGTCGGGGGCGAAGCAGATTCAGCTGCTAGGCTTGGATGGAGCTTACTCCTTGCTGACTATTGACAACCTGCCGGCGCTGCGCGGGCTGGCTACCCCCTACCGCCTGGGCTACCTGGCAGGCCCCTGGATCGAGAGCATCGATATCATCAAGGGAATGGGCTCAGTGGTAAATGGCTACGAGAGCATTTCGGGTCAGGTGAACATCCGTTTGAAAGAGCCTGATACGGCGGAGCGCTTGCTGTTCAACGCCTACGGCAACGACCTCGGCAAATTCGACCTGAACCTGAACCTGGCCACGCCCATCAGCGAGAAGGTGAGTACGGCACTGCTCCTGCACTCTGACCACTTGGGCAACCGCGTAGACCGGAACAAAGACGGTTTCCTCGACCTGCCGCTGGCCACGCAGTACAACGTGTTCAACAAGTGGAAGTATAAGTCGGGCACGGGCCTGGTGACGGAGATAGGCCTGGGAGCACTGCGCGAAACGCGCCAGGGCGGGCAAGTGGCCTACCGCGAGGAAAACCCCGGCGGCTATTACGGCACCACCCAAAACACCGACCGCTACAACGGTTACGCCAAAACCAGCTATACCTGGCCCGGCCGCCCCTACCAAAGCCTGGGGCTGCTGCTGACCGGTACCAGCCACGACTTTAACTCTACCTATGGGCTGCGCACCTACAACGGTAATCAGCAGACTGGCCTAGCAACCTTGCTTTTCCAGAGCGTAATTGGCACCACGGCCCACACCTACCGGACTGGCCTAAGCTACCTGCACGACGACTACCGCGAAGTGTACAAAACGGGCTTCAGCTACCCCACTGAAACAGCCGCGCAGCGCTATGCCCGTGAGCACCGCAACCGCCTGGAGCGGGTGCCGGGTGCTTTTGCGGAGTACACCTACCAGAATGCCCGCAACCTCACAGTAGTAACTGGCCTACGCCTCGACCGACACAACCTCTACGGCTGGTTCCTGACCCCACGTCTCAATGTGAAGTATGATGTGGCCAAGAACACTGTGCTGCGCGTAGCCGCCGGCCGGGGCTTCCGGACGGCTAACCCCATTGCCGAGAATAGCGGGATGCTGGTTAGCTCGCGAGAGTTCGTGATTGCGCCCAACCTGCAGCCTGAAAAGGCCTGGAACATGGGTGGCAGCTTTACGCAGTACTTCAACGCTTTCGGGCACCCGGCTACCTTCATTGCCGACTATTACCACACCGAGTTCCAGAACCAAGTGGTAGCCGACCCTTACACGCTGGCAGACCGGCTCATCATCAGCAATCTGGCACCTGGTGGCCGCTCTTTCTCGCGCAGCTTCCAGGCGGAGGTGCAGGTAGAGCCCGTAAAAGGTCTGCAGGCAAAAGCCGCTTATAAGTACCTCGATGTACGGACTACTTATAATGGAGACCTGCTACCCAAGCCGCTCACGCCGAAAAACCGCTTGTTCCTGAATGTGGCCTACGCCACGGCCTTTGATAAGTGGCGGGCCGACTTCACGGTGCAAGGCTTCGGGCAGCGCCCCCTGGCTCACTCCCCCGGCGAGAGCCATCAGCATGGCACCACCACGGAGCCGTTGCCAGTAGCGCCGCGCTACGCCCTACTGAATACCCAGCTGACGCGCGCATTCAAACGCTGGGACCTGTACGCCGGGGTAGAAAATCTGACCAATTACCGGCAGCCCAACCCCATTGCAGGCGCCTACGCCCCCTTCGGCCCCGACTTTGATGCCGCCATGGTGTGGGGCCCAACTTACGGCCGCCTTACGTACCTGGGCGTCCGCTTTAAGCTTGATTAG
- the mraZ gene encoding division/cell wall cluster transcriptional repressor MraZ has translation MNLLSGEYECKLDPKGRLVLPAKVKANLPEASGNQLVLVRGFEPCLVLYPRAAWRVIHEKVMALDEFNEEYRQFQRNFFRGMTEVELDNIGRFMLPRTMLRYSGIEKEAIIVGLGNRCEIWDPERYDEFLIKDQQSFSKLAQKFLTTEPGPGGPLAA, from the coding sequence ATGAACCTTCTCTCCGGCGAATATGAGTGCAAGCTCGACCCCAAAGGGCGGCTGGTACTCCCTGCCAAAGTGAAGGCGAACCTGCCCGAGGCTTCCGGAAACCAACTGGTGCTGGTACGGGGCTTTGAACCCTGTCTCGTGTTGTACCCGCGAGCCGCTTGGCGCGTGATCCATGAGAAAGTGATGGCACTGGATGAGTTCAATGAGGAGTACCGGCAGTTTCAGCGCAACTTCTTCCGGGGCATGACAGAAGTAGAGCTCGACAACATCGGGCGTTTTATGCTGCCACGCACCATGCTGCGCTACTCGGGCATTGAAAAGGAGGCCATCATTGTGGGTTTGGGTAACCGGTGCGAGATCTGGGATCCTGAGCGCTATGATGAGTTCCTGATCAAAGATCAACAAAGCTTCTCCAAGCTCGCCCAGAAATTTCTCACCACTGAACCTGGCCCCGGCGGCCCCCTGGCCGCATGA
- the rsmH gene encoding 16S rRNA (cytosine(1402)-N(4))-methyltransferase RsmH, with amino-acid sequence MSVNDYLNDTAYHRPVMLRECLEALDLQPGGRYVDVTFGGGGHSARILEHLTTGHLYSFDQDADAEREASNLARPQFTFIRSNFRDLYTELKRHDALPVDGLLADLGVSSHQFDTPERGFSTRFDGPLDMRMNAEDGTTAADIIADYSEAELHRIFGMYGEVTNARTLAATVVAARRGQSITTIAALKKAISTCTPRGKENKYLAQVFQALRIEANDEMAALQEMLMQTAQVLRPGGRLVVMSYHSLEDRLVKNFMAKGKFFGEAEKNLFGHTNTPFEVLTRKPVEASAEEVALNPRARSAKLRVAVKKE; translated from the coding sequence ATGAGCGTGAACGACTACCTAAACGATACTGCCTACCACCGCCCCGTGATGCTGCGCGAGTGTCTCGAAGCCCTCGACCTGCAGCCCGGCGGCCGCTACGTAGACGTAACCTTCGGTGGCGGTGGCCATTCGGCCCGCATTCTGGAGCACCTGACCACCGGGCACCTCTACAGCTTCGATCAGGATGCCGACGCCGAGCGGGAAGCCAGCAACCTGGCGCGCCCGCAGTTCACCTTTATCCGCAGCAACTTCCGCGACTTGTACACCGAGCTAAAGCGCCACGACGCCCTGCCCGTGGACGGCCTGCTGGCTGATCTGGGCGTGTCGTCGCATCAGTTTGACACGCCGGAGCGCGGCTTCAGCACCCGCTTTGATGGGCCGCTGGATATGCGCATGAATGCCGAAGATGGCACCACCGCCGCCGATATCATTGCCGACTACTCTGAGGCGGAGCTACACCGTATCTTCGGGATGTACGGAGAGGTAACCAATGCCCGCACCTTGGCCGCTACCGTAGTAGCCGCCCGCCGTGGGCAGAGTATTACCACCATTGCAGCCCTCAAAAAGGCTATTAGCACCTGCACCCCGCGCGGCAAGGAAAATAAGTACCTAGCCCAGGTATTTCAGGCCTTGCGCATTGAGGCCAACGATGAAATGGCCGCTTTGCAGGAAATGCTCATGCAAACGGCCCAAGTATTGCGCCCCGGCGGCCGGCTGGTGGTAATGAGCTACCACTCCCTGGAAGACCGGCTGGTTAAGAACTTTATGGCCAAGGGGAAATTCTTTGGTGAAGCCGAGAAAAACCTGTTTGGCCACACCAACACGCCCTTCGAGGTACTCACCCGAAAACCCGTGGAAGCCTCAGCGGAAGAGGTAGCCCTCAACCCCCGGGCCCGCAGCGCCAAGCTTCGGGTGGCGGTAAAGAAGGAGTAG
- a CDS encoding FtsL-like putative cell division protein, with product MATNTLKPVANQPRTNAPRQVVETVAPEPVHTPEPAPAPRPTARAPKPSAAQPARSRSTWSVFTLLERITRVDVFFQEGLPVRYLPHLLFIMFLTLVYIGNTHYATRMNRSIQKLKLETEDLRADYTTLSSDYMEASKQSEVARKVAAYGLVESSSPPFRITVPAGRLDEAKLDEVPLLTADSVSAMSARAKADSIRRAAALTLTADDSVAEAAPPMPIGLDVNGNPVPTTESSSNRSAPRRNERKR from the coding sequence GTGGCAACTAATACACTCAAACCCGTCGCTAACCAGCCGCGCACCAATGCTCCCCGCCAGGTGGTGGAAACGGTGGCGCCCGAGCCGGTGCACACGCCCGAACCGGCGCCTGCACCCCGGCCCACTGCCCGGGCCCCCAAACCTAGCGCCGCGCAGCCTGCCCGGTCACGCAGTACCTGGAGTGTATTTACGTTGCTGGAGCGCATAACCCGCGTAGATGTTTTCTTCCAGGAGGGCCTGCCAGTGCGCTACCTTCCCCACCTGCTGTTTATCATGTTCCTGACACTGGTGTACATCGGTAACACGCACTACGCTACCCGCATGAACCGCAGCATTCAGAAGCTGAAGCTGGAAACCGAGGACCTGCGCGCCGACTACACCACGTTGTCATCTGACTACATGGAAGCCAGCAAGCAGAGCGAGGTAGCCCGTAAAGTAGCGGCCTACGGCCTGGTAGAAAGCTCCTCGCCGCCGTTCCGGATTACTGTACCCGCCGGCCGCCTTGATGAGGCTAAGCTCGATGAGGTGCCGCTACTGACCGCCGATTCTGTGTCGGCCATGTCGGCCCGCGCCAAAGCCGACTCTATCCGCCGGGCGGCTGCCCTTACGCTTACCGCCGACGACTCCGTGGCGGAAGCCGCACCGCCCATGCCCATAGGCCTAGACGTAAACGGCAACCCCGTACCTACCACTGAATCATCTTCCAATCGTTCAGCCCCCCGCCGCAATGAAAGGAAACGTTAA
- a CDS encoding penicillin-binding protein has translation MKGNVKKSIVTRIRLAFLGVCLFSCAIVWKVSQIQFKEGARWKALEQERRIVYQPVFATRGNIFASDGRSIMATSLPFYRVAWDPSVVEKATFDAKADSLALLLSKFFGDRSPQEYLRKLKNAKNPKAHVRYIRLNSRQINFQEKKELAQWPIFREGKNKGGVIFEKVDKRFRPFGGLAQRTIGFVNEDKNGAGLEFTFNRHLAGKDGEALFERLPGGNKPIYDGTEVKPQPGYDIKTTLDINLQDVAENALYKALVDNDAQYGTVILMEVKTGEIKAVANLGRAADGVYREDYNYAIADQGRTEPGSTFKLASLMAVLEENPDLTLEDSVNTGKTGAMRIGGAVKTDTHANGWITIKQVFEKSSNIGVAVLVDRQFSKNPDKYTDYLKRFGLDKPLGFQMAGEARPYVKDPHDRSWSRTSLTTMCIGYELKLAPLQTLAFYNAVANGGVKVQPMIVKEVKQADNVVERFEPVVLNPKICSDETLEKVQAMMEGVVNEGTARGIRTNDYGIAGKTGTAWKFKNGAYTRMYSTSFCGYFPADQPKYSCIVVVDSPKRRGWSGAEVAAPVFREVADKAMARDAASLRPLLARAPSTTKARVPFVQVGMQDELTMVFGQLGVTHEGATNADDWVRTQADSNAGKLSLKPMAVRPGRVPNVTGMTLRDALFLLENRGLHVRTLGSGRVKAQSIAAGSPAQRGALVVLQMEPIGGRPMVPVPAMPPPTQGMTTLAEGRRVRAEAATLNDEPTVVPKPVAPAARPKVSAPGKAAAVAKPKSKPRA, from the coding sequence ATGAAAGGAAACGTTAAAAAAAGTATTGTAACCCGCATCCGGCTGGCGTTTTTGGGCGTCTGCCTGTTCTCCTGCGCCATCGTCTGGAAGGTTTCGCAGATCCAGTTCAAGGAAGGTGCCCGCTGGAAAGCCCTGGAGCAGGAGCGCCGCATTGTGTACCAGCCGGTTTTTGCCACGCGAGGCAACATCTTCGCTTCCGATGGGCGCAGCATCATGGCTACCTCGCTGCCCTTCTACCGGGTGGCCTGGGACCCCTCAGTGGTAGAAAAGGCTACGTTTGACGCTAAGGCTGATTCCTTGGCGCTGCTGCTGTCGAAATTCTTCGGCGACCGAAGCCCGCAGGAATATCTACGCAAGCTCAAAAATGCCAAGAACCCCAAGGCGCATGTGCGGTATATCCGCCTGAATTCCCGGCAGATCAACTTCCAGGAGAAAAAGGAGCTGGCGCAGTGGCCTATTTTTCGGGAGGGCAAAAACAAGGGCGGCGTCATCTTCGAGAAAGTGGATAAGCGCTTTCGGCCCTTTGGAGGCCTGGCGCAACGCACCATTGGCTTCGTGAACGAAGACAAAAATGGCGCGGGCCTGGAATTTACCTTCAACCGCCACCTGGCTGGCAAAGACGGGGAAGCGTTGTTTGAGCGCCTGCCCGGCGGTAATAAGCCCATCTACGACGGTACGGAAGTAAAGCCACAACCGGGCTACGACATCAAAACCACCCTCGACATCAACCTCCAGGACGTAGCTGAGAATGCTCTGTATAAGGCGCTGGTAGATAACGATGCCCAGTATGGCACCGTGATACTGATGGAGGTGAAAACCGGCGAAATTAAGGCCGTAGCTAACCTGGGCCGTGCCGCCGACGGCGTGTACCGTGAAGACTACAACTACGCCATTGCCGACCAGGGCCGTACTGAGCCAGGCTCCACGTTTAAGCTGGCCTCCCTGATGGCCGTGCTGGAGGAGAACCCCGACCTGACCCTGGAAGACTCCGTGAACACCGGCAAAACCGGTGCCATGCGCATCGGCGGGGCCGTGAAGACGGATACCCACGCCAACGGCTGGATTACCATTAAGCAGGTGTTTGAGAAGTCGTCTAACATTGGCGTGGCCGTGCTCGTGGACCGGCAGTTCAGCAAAAACCCCGACAAATACACCGACTACCTCAAGCGCTTCGGCCTCGATAAGCCCCTGGGATTTCAGATGGCCGGCGAGGCCCGGCCCTATGTGAAGGACCCCCATGACCGGAGCTGGAGCCGTACTTCGCTCACCACTATGTGCATTGGCTATGAGCTGAAGCTGGCGCCCCTGCAAACCCTGGCTTTCTACAACGCCGTAGCCAACGGCGGCGTGAAGGTGCAGCCCATGATTGTGAAAGAGGTTAAGCAGGCTGATAATGTAGTAGAGCGTTTTGAGCCCGTAGTGCTGAACCCCAAGATCTGCTCCGACGAAACCCTGGAGAAAGTGCAGGCCATGATGGAGGGCGTAGTAAACGAAGGCACCGCCCGCGGCATCCGGACCAACGACTACGGCATTGCCGGCAAAACCGGCACCGCCTGGAAGTTTAAGAACGGCGCCTACACCCGCATGTACTCCACTAGCTTCTGCGGCTACTTCCCCGCCGACCAGCCCAAGTACAGCTGCATTGTAGTGGTTGACTCGCCTAAGCGTCGCGGATGGTCGGGGGCTGAAGTGGCAGCGCCGGTTTTCCGCGAGGTAGCCGACAAAGCCATGGCCCGCGACGCAGCTAGCCTGCGCCCCCTGCTGGCCCGGGCGCCATCTACTACCAAAGCTCGGGTGCCCTTCGTGCAGGTAGGTATGCAGGATGAACTCACCATGGTATTTGGCCAGTTGGGCGTGACCCACGAGGGGGCTACCAACGCCGACGACTGGGTGCGCACCCAAGCCGACTCTAACGCTGGTAAGCTTAGCCTGAAACCTATGGCTGTGCGCCCCGGCCGCGTGCCCAATGTAACGGGCATGACCCTGCGCGATGCCCTATTCCTGCTGGAGAACCGTGGCCTACACGTCCGGACTCTGGGTTCGGGCCGCGTGAAAGCGCAGTCGATAGCTGCCGGTAGCCCTGCCCAGCGCGGTGCTCTGGTAGTGCTGCAGATGGAGCCAATTGGTGGACGCCCCATGGTGCCCGTACCGGCCATGCCACCACCAACGCAGGGTATGACCACCCTGGCTGAAGGCCGCAGAGTAAGGGCTGAGGCAGCTACTCTCAATGACGAGCCTACGGTAGTGCCCAAACCCGTTGCTCCGGCTGCCAGGCCTAAAGTCTCGGCTCCTGGTAAAGCTGCGGCGGTGGCCAAACCCAAGTCCAAGCCTCGGGCCTAG
- a CDS encoding UDP-N-acetylmuramoyl-L-alanyl-D-glutamate--2,6-diaminopimelate ligase, with protein MNQSTSLASLLTAVRVTAQSGPTTVPVTGLTLDSRQAGPGVVFFALRGTANDGHQFIPKAVELGAAAVVCEDLPTDLNPATAYVQVKDSAEAMAYMAAEFYGHPSRKLQLVGITGTNGKTTCATMLHKLFRELGYHCGLLSTVQNQIDEQVIPATHTTPDAIRLNELLARMVQASCTHVFMEVSSHAVVQHRVTGLQFAGGIFTNLTHDHLDYHGTFDAYLKAKKGFFDMLPKSAFALTNADDKRGPVMLQNVVGRRESYSMRGPATFRGKLIENAVHGLHLEVDGREAQFRLIGVFNAYNLLAIYGAAVLLGEEPTEVLTVLSGLTSAPGRFEPVLAEKTRITGIIDYAHTPDALENVLQTIAEIRQPSQQVITVVGCGGNRDGAKRPIMARLASQLSNRAVLTSDNPRFEDPNDILQQMQTGVPAADQGKVLTIPDRREAIKTAVALAQPGDIVLVAGKGHEAYQEIKGVRSDFDDKQVLIEMFNLLGK; from the coding sequence TTGAATCAGTCTACTTCCCTTGCTTCTCTTCTCACGGCTGTCCGCGTAACGGCGCAGTCAGGTCCCACCACTGTACCGGTGACTGGCCTAACGCTGGATTCGCGCCAGGCCGGGCCGGGAGTGGTGTTCTTTGCCCTGCGCGGCACCGCTAACGATGGCCACCAGTTTATTCCGAAGGCCGTGGAACTGGGCGCCGCAGCTGTTGTGTGCGAAGACTTACCCACTGACCTCAACCCAGCCACCGCTTACGTACAGGTAAAGGATAGCGCCGAGGCTATGGCCTACATGGCCGCTGAGTTCTATGGCCACCCCTCCCGGAAGCTGCAGCTAGTGGGCATTACGGGTACGAATGGGAAGACTACCTGTGCCACCATGCTGCACAAGCTATTCCGGGAGTTGGGCTACCACTGCGGCCTGCTGAGCACGGTGCAGAATCAGATTGATGAGCAAGTAATTCCGGCCACCCACACTACGCCCGACGCCATTCGGTTGAACGAGTTGCTGGCGCGCATGGTGCAGGCTAGTTGCACGCACGTGTTCATGGAGGTAAGCTCCCACGCCGTAGTGCAGCACCGCGTGACTGGCCTGCAGTTCGCGGGGGGCATTTTCACCAACCTCACCCACGACCACCTCGACTACCATGGCACCTTCGACGCCTACCTAAAGGCGAAAAAGGGCTTCTTCGATATGCTGCCGAAGTCGGCCTTCGCCCTCACCAACGCCGACGACAAGCGGGGCCCCGTGATGCTGCAGAACGTGGTGGGCCGCCGGGAATCGTACTCCATGCGTGGGCCGGCTACGTTCCGGGGCAAGCTGATTGAAAATGCCGTGCATGGTTTGCACCTGGAGGTAGATGGCCGGGAAGCGCAATTTCGGCTCATTGGCGTGTTTAACGCCTACAACCTGCTGGCTATTTACGGCGCTGCTGTGCTGCTAGGAGAGGAGCCCACGGAAGTACTAACGGTACTATCGGGCCTGACCTCCGCACCCGGTCGCTTTGAGCCGGTGCTGGCCGAGAAAACCCGCATCACTGGCATTATAGACTACGCCCACACGCCCGATGCGCTGGAAAACGTGCTGCAAACCATTGCCGAAATTCGCCAGCCCAGCCAGCAGGTAATTACGGTAGTAGGCTGCGGCGGCAACCGCGACGGCGCCAAGCGCCCCATTATGGCGCGCCTGGCCAGCCAGCTTTCCAACCGGGCGGTGTTAACCTCCGATAACCCTCGCTTCGAGGACCCCAACGATATTCTGCAGCAGATGCAGACCGGGGTGCCCGCCGCCGATCAAGGGAAGGTGCTTACCATTCCGGACCGCCGCGAAGCCATTAAAACCGCAGTAGCGCTGGCCCAGCCCGGCGACATTGTGCTGGTGGCCGGCAAAGGCCACGAGGCCTACCAGGAAATTAAGGGCGTCCGGTCTGATTTTGACGACAAACAAGTGCTGATAGAGATGTTCAACCTGCTGGGTAAGTGA
- the mraY gene encoding phospho-N-acetylmuramoyl-pentapeptide-transferase produces MLYYFFNYLYKVHHLPGAGVFQYISFRAALAVVTSLIIAQFFGKPLIRKLQMLQIGETVRDLGLQGQMEKKGTPTMGGLIILLAILVPVLLFAKLDNIYIVLMLLSTVWLGIIGFVDDYIKVVKKDKEGLAGRFKVLGQVGLGITVGWVLFFSNDVTVRQYALANGSFSAVDASGVYQDVKLMITTVPFLKNNELNYGDLFATAGDFFNEYYAFFYIPIVILIITAVSNGANITDGLDGLAAGTSAIIGITLAIFCFVSGNALLADYLDVMFIPNSGELVIFCTAFVGACVGFLWYNSYPAQVFMGDTGSLAIGGIIAVLAIIVRKELLIPVLCGVFLVENLSVMVQVSYFKYTKRKYGEGRRLLRMSPLHHHYQKLGYHESKIVSRFWIVGIMLAVLTLVTLKLR; encoded by the coding sequence ATGCTCTATTACTTCTTTAATTACCTCTACAAAGTTCATCACCTGCCGGGCGCGGGTGTATTCCAATACATTTCGTTTCGGGCGGCGCTGGCCGTTGTAACCTCGCTCATTATTGCGCAATTCTTTGGTAAGCCCCTGATCCGGAAGCTGCAAATGCTGCAAATTGGGGAAACGGTGCGCGACTTGGGCTTGCAGGGGCAGATGGAGAAGAAGGGTACCCCCACCATGGGCGGCCTGATTATTCTGCTGGCCATTCTGGTGCCCGTACTGCTGTTCGCTAAGCTCGATAACATTTATATCGTGCTGATGCTGCTGAGCACCGTGTGGCTGGGTATCATCGGCTTCGTTGACGACTACATCAAAGTAGTTAAGAAGGATAAAGAGGGCTTGGCCGGCCGGTTTAAGGTGCTAGGCCAGGTAGGCCTAGGCATTACGGTGGGCTGGGTGCTGTTTTTCTCAAATGACGTGACGGTGCGCCAGTACGCCCTAGCCAACGGCTCTTTCTCGGCGGTTGATGCCAGCGGCGTGTATCAGGATGTGAAGCTGATGATTACCACGGTGCCCTTCCTGAAAAACAACGAGCTGAACTACGGCGACCTGTTCGCTACCGCCGGTGACTTCTTCAACGAGTACTACGCCTTCTTCTACATTCCTATTGTCATCCTGATTATCACGGCCGTTAGCAATGGTGCTAACATTACGGATGGCCTAGATGGCCTAGCGGCTGGTACCTCGGCTATTATCGGCATCACGCTGGCAATCTTCTGCTTCGTGAGTGGTAATGCGCTCCTGGCCGACTACCTAGACGTAATGTTCATTCCGAACTCGGGTGAGCTGGTAATTTTCTGTACCGCTTTCGTGGGGGCCTGCGTAGGGTTCTTGTGGTATAACTCGTATCCGGCGCAGGTATTCATGGGCGACACGGGCTCGTTGGCTATTGGCGGCATCATTGCCGTGCTGGCCATTATCGTGCGCAAAGAGCTGCTGATTCCGGTACTGTGCGGGGTGTTTCTGGTAGAGAACCTCTCTGTAATGGTACAGGTCAGCTACTTCAAATACACGAAGCGCAAGTACGGCGAAGGTCGCCGCCTCCTGCGCATGTCGCCCCTGCACCACCACTATCAGAAACTCGGCTACCACGAGTCCAAAATCGTGTCGCGCTTCTGGATTGTGGGCATTATGCTGGCGGTCCTCACGCTGGTTACCCTGAAACTCCGCTAG